From a single Oncorhynchus tshawytscha isolate Ot180627B linkage group LG33, Otsh_v2.0, whole genome shotgun sequence genomic region:
- the LOC112230889 gene encoding calcium channel flower homolog, whose product MNSDEAAAPKPVTDDDGMSWWYRWLCKIAGVLGGVSCAISGVWMCVTVNPLNIAAGVWMVLNAFVLFLCEVPFCCQFIEFANAVAARADKFKPWQKAFFYCGMALFPIFLSFSITTLFGNAIAFATGVLYGLASLGKKGDAVSYARLNHEKQGDEEKMTGTTDGSI is encoded by the exons ATGAACTCCGACGAGGCAGCAGCTCCAAAACCTGTCACCGATGATGATGGCATGTCATGGTGGTATCGATGGCTCTGCAAAATCGCTGGGGTCCTGGGCGGTGTAT CATGTGCCATCTCaggagtgtggatgtgtgtcacTGTCAACCCCTTAAACATCGCAGCTGGAGTATGGATGGT GTTGAATGCCTTTGTGTTGTTCCTGTGTGAAGTCCCATTCTGCTGCCAGTTCATTGAGTTTGCGAATGCAGTGGCGGCTAGAGCGGACAAATTCAAGCCATGGCAGAAAGCCTTCTTCTACTGTGG GATGGCACTGTTTCCCATATTCCTGAGCTTCTCCATCACCACGTTGTTTGGGAATGCCATTGCCTTTGCTACAGGTGTCCTCTATGGTCTCGCCTCCCTGGGCAAAAA GGGCGATGCGGTGAGTTACGCCAGGCTGAATCACGAGAAACAGGGGGATGAGGAGAAGATGACCGGGACGACAGACGGGTCAATATAG
- the LOC112230888 gene encoding RNA exonuclease 4, whose product MSKVKPEKTDSAASSKTPESSLDQKKKKLVKKKFFEHTKKQPVAKDQGKTNALLPPKDAEQFSANWKTLLEVFKSNPLPVKNKPVTQNSKKEVPKKPTKDISKKDEVVEDKKPAKDLSKTVNDAKPMQVYSRKVGKDSAVPNKSQVNGKGPGTSGTEQPNAKKKKPNNAQVDGKTQMKKKKIEEVEEKKPTESDMWFDDVDPDDIEATVGTEAADIMRKMQGIRKTDAQTTEKALVKDRGFEGLTKAVAMDCEMVGVGPDGEDSIVARVSLVNQFGKCIYDKHVKPTEKVTDYRTAVSGIRPENIKNGENVKTVQTEVAEILQGRTLVGHAIHNDLKILLLDHPKKRIRDTQKYKPFKKIVKSGRPSLKLLCREILNVKVQQGEHSSVQDAQATMRLYTMAKKNWEAEIKASHNNPDLTKKTKEPRKPKSAKLK is encoded by the exons ATGTCTAAAGTCAAGCCAGAGAAAACGGACTCTGCTGCTTCTTCTAAAACGCCAGAATCCAGCCTGGACCAAAAGAAAAAGAAACTTGTAAAGAAGAAGTTTTTTGAACACACCAAGAAACAACCAGTGGCTAAAGATCAAGGTAAAACCAATGCATTGCTTCCCCCGAAAGATGCCGAACAGTTTTCAGCCAACTGGAAAACGTTACTAGAG GTGTTCAAATCCAATCCCCTGCCAGTAAAAAATAAACCAGTTACGCAGAACTCAAAGAAGGAAGTCCCTAAGAAACCCACTAAAGACATTTCAAAGAAGGATGAGGTGGTGGAGGATAAGAAGCCTGCTAAAGACTTATCAAAGACAGTGAATGATGCCAAGCCCATGCAGGTGTACAGTAGGAAAGTAGGGAAGGACAGTGCCGTTCCCAATAAATCCCAGGTGAATGGGAAAGGTCCAGGAACATCGGGGACAGAACAGCCTAATGCCAAGAAGAAGAAACCGAACAACGCCCAGGTGGATGGTAAAacacagatgaagaagaagaaaatagaGGAAGTGGAGGAAAAGAAACCCACTGA ATCGGACATGTGGTTTGATGACGTGGACCCTGACGACATTGAGGCCACAGTGGGGACAGAGGCAGCGGATATCATGAGGAAGATGCAAGGCATTCGGAAGACAGATGCCCAGACCACAGAGAAGGCGCTGGTCAAGGACAGGGGGTTCGAGGG CCTTACCAAGGCGGTAGCTATGGACTGTGAGATGGTGGGTGTGGGGCCAGATGGAGAGGACAGCATTGTAGCCCGGGTCTCCCTTGTCAACCAGTTTGGGAAGTGCATCTACGACAAACACGTCAAGCCCACAGAGAAGGTGACAGACTACAGGACAGCTGTTAGCGGCATCCGGCCGGAGAACATCAAAAACG GTGAGAATGTAAAGACTGTACAGACAGAGGTGGCTGAGATCCTCCAGGGGAGAACGCTAGTGGGACACGCCATTCACAATGACCTTAAG ATTTTGCTCTTGGATCACCCAAAAAAGAGAATCAGAGACACACAGAAGTATAAACCTTTCAAGAAAATTGTGAAG AGTGGTCGGCCCTCTCTGAAACTCCTGTGTAGAGAAATACTTAACGTCAAAGTACAGCAGGGAGAACATTCATCC GTCCAAGACGCCCAGGCGACTATGAGATTGTACACGATGGCGAAGAAGAATTGGGAAGCAGAGATCAAGGCTAGTCATAACAACCCAGACTTAACCAAGAAGACCAAAGAACCAAGGAAGCCCAAATCAGCAAAACTCAAATGA